From Butyricimonas paravirosa, one genomic window encodes:
- the glmM gene encoding phosphoglucosamine mutase, with translation MTLIKSISGIRGTVGGRPGDNLTPLDIVKFVSAYATWLKTGAGKTRAKIVLGRDARISGEMYAKLVEATLSGLGHDVVNIGLATTPTTEIAVTAEQADGGIILTASHNPKQWNALKLLNNRGEFLSAEDGAKVLQMAEQESFEYAEVDELGSITHKDYTDYHIQHVLDLKLVNREAIAKANLKVVVDAVNSVGGTVIPALLKALGVREVVELNCEPTGRFAHNPEPIPENLTQISEKIKECGADLGIVVDPDVDRLALVCENGEMFVEEYTLVAVADYVLKHTPGNTVSNLSSSRALRDVTLAHGQQYNAAAVGEVNVVTKMKETNTVIGGEGNGGVIYPESHYGRDALVGVGLFLSHFVAEGKSMTALKATYPQYFISKNKLTLSPDMDVDKILEGLKKKYASEEITDIDGVKIDFKDGWVHLRKSNTEPIIRIYSESKDESAANQLAEDVIKVAKSLY, from the coding sequence ATGACATTAATAAAATCTATATCCGGTATCCGGGGAACTGTCGGTGGACGTCCGGGTGATAACCTAACTCCCTTGGATATTGTTAAATTTGTTTCGGCTTACGCTACTTGGTTGAAGACCGGGGCCGGGAAAACAAGAGCTAAAATCGTGTTAGGTCGGGATGCCCGTATTTCCGGGGAGATGTATGCTAAATTAGTGGAGGCTACTTTGTCCGGTCTGGGGCATGACGTGGTGAATATCGGTTTGGCAACTACCCCGACCACGGAGATTGCCGTTACTGCTGAACAGGCTGACGGAGGAATTATTCTAACGGCCAGCCATAACCCGAAACAGTGGAATGCTTTAAAATTATTAAATAACCGGGGGGAATTCCTCTCTGCCGAGGATGGTGCAAAAGTCCTTCAGATGGCAGAGCAGGAGTCGTTTGAATATGCGGAAGTGGACGAATTGGGTTCGATTACCCACAAGGATTACACGGATTATCATATTCAGCACGTGTTGGATCTAAAACTCGTGAACCGGGAAGCTATTGCCAAGGCGAATTTGAAAGTTGTCGTGGATGCGGTGAATTCCGTGGGAGGAACCGTGATTCCCGCTTTGTTGAAAGCTTTAGGTGTAAGAGAGGTGGTCGAGTTGAATTGCGAGCCCACGGGACGCTTTGCTCATAACCCGGAACCCATTCCGGAGAACCTGACCCAGATTTCAGAGAAGATCAAGGAGTGTGGGGCAGACTTGGGTATCGTGGTTGACCCGGATGTTGACCGTCTGGCATTAGTTTGCGAGAACGGTGAGATGTTCGTGGAAGAGTACACGCTGGTTGCGGTTGCTGACTACGTGTTGAAACATACACCGGGAAATACTGTTTCTAATCTTTCTTCTTCCCGTGCTTTGCGGGACGTAACGTTGGCTCACGGGCAACAATACAATGCCGCGGCCGTGGGGGAGGTGAACGTGGTGACTAAGATGAAAGAGACCAACACGGTGATTGGCGGTGAAGGAAACGGTGGAGTCATCTATCCGGAAAGCCATTACGGGCGTGATGCTTTGGTGGGTGTCGGTTTATTCCTTTCTCATTTTGTGGCAGAAGGAAAGAGTATGACCGCTTTAAAAGCAACTTACCCGCAATATTTTATCTCGAAGAATAAGTTAACACTTTCTCCCGATATGGATGTCGATAAGATATTGGAGGGATTGAAAAAGAAATATGCCTCGGAAGAAATTACCGATATTGATGGTGTGAAAATTGATTTCAAGGACGGGTGGGTACACCTGCGAAAATCCAACACCGAACCGATTATCCGGATTTATTCCGAATCAAAAGACGAGTCTGCAGCCAATCAATTGGCGGAAGATGTTATAAAAGTAGCGAAGAGCTTGTATTGA
- the gcvH gene encoding glycine cleavage system protein GcvH, producing the protein MNVPAELKYTKEHEWIRVEGEEAYVGITDYAQSQLGDIVFVEVETEGDNLEAGDTFGSIEAVKTVSDLYMPISGEVLEFNSELEDQPDLVNKDPYGKGWIIKVKVEDEAQLDGLLSADAYKASI; encoded by the coding sequence ATGAACGTACCTGCAGAATTAAAGTACACTAAAGAACACGAATGGATTCGTGTTGAGGGTGAGGAAGCATATGTTGGTATCACTGACTATGCACAAAGTCAATTAGGTGACATCGTGTTTGTTGAGGTTGAGACCGAAGGTGACAACCTGGAGGCTGGAGATACTTTCGGTAGTATCGAGGCTGTAAAGACTGTTTCTGATTTGTATATGCCGATTTCCGGAGAGGTATTGGAATTCAACTCAGAACTGGAAGATCAACCTGACTTGGTAAACAAAGATCCTTATGGAAAAGGTTGGATTATCAAGGTAAAAGTTGAAGACGAAGCACAATTAGACGGATTGTTAAGCGCTGACGCTTACAAGGCATCTATCTAA
- a CDS encoding MutS-related protein → MQQPKEYYQAQISRLTILLKKHRQRRNGITLTKVFLFLLAIYFIYTFANTGYTPYLIAFIAAIALFIITNIFETKLLKEIQFLHKLEECSRVELEYLAGNFKNLPTGEEYKDQTHPYAHDLDIFGEDSLFQSVNRTVTPHGREKLREWLLYPLKSGQPIIERQQAIEEFAREPEWCHVFRAKGNSQRITHMAMQQIEQWQREQVGLPRWTRPFLYILPILTVSTWILYIASILTLNIPLFLSCVSLFCSYLPAQKTLRTHMRLDEFTRSFSNLHELIGHFSTFTCSSAKLKTLRQQLFNETYNADEALRSLHKIQESFDQRSNAVVAMFMNGLFMRELHLIQRLVAWKRRYAAAIPTWVEITGELDVLVSLANYKYNHPDFIHPTPGDNQLLRGTAIGHPLLPANECVTNDFEVARLHEFYIITGANMAGKSTFLRAIGVNLILACCGAVVRAESFEFQPMALFTSMRTVDNLAKGTSYFHAELLRLQQLVNMAQHEERLFIILDEILKGTNSRDKLNGSRRFLQKLLTLPVAGLVATHDLELGELANTIPDNFFNRCFEITHTDDDIAYDYKLKPGISQNMNASILLEKMKLV, encoded by the coding sequence ATGCAGCAGCCAAAAGAATACTATCAAGCACAAATATCACGCCTTACGATCCTCTTAAAAAAACACAGACAACGGCGTAACGGTATCACCCTCACAAAAGTCTTCTTATTCCTGTTAGCCATATATTTCATATATACCTTCGCCAACACAGGGTACACGCCTTATCTAATCGCTTTTATTGCTGCCATAGCACTATTTATCATCACGAATATATTCGAAACCAAATTATTAAAAGAGATACAATTCCTGCACAAACTTGAAGAATGTTCTCGTGTGGAACTGGAATATCTTGCCGGAAACTTTAAAAATCTCCCGACAGGCGAGGAGTACAAAGACCAGACTCACCCTTACGCTCATGATCTTGACATATTCGGGGAGGATTCCCTTTTCCAATCCGTCAACCGTACGGTTACGCCCCACGGGAGGGAGAAATTGCGGGAATGGTTGCTCTACCCGTTAAAATCCGGGCAACCCATCATCGAGCGCCAACAAGCCATCGAAGAATTTGCCCGCGAGCCGGAATGGTGTCACGTTTTCCGAGCCAAGGGCAACAGCCAACGCATTACCCACATGGCCATGCAACAAATCGAACAATGGCAGCGGGAACAAGTCGGGCTACCACGCTGGACTCGTCCTTTCCTGTATATCCTTCCGATACTGACGGTCTCTACCTGGATATTGTATATTGCCTCCATACTCACGTTAAATATTCCATTATTCCTTTCCTGCGTATCCCTTTTTTGTAGCTATTTACCGGCTCAAAAAACATTGCGAACTCATATGCGTCTGGATGAATTCACCCGTTCGTTCAGTAACCTTCACGAACTGATCGGACATTTTTCTACATTTACCTGTTCTTCCGCCAAATTAAAAACATTGCGTCAACAACTATTCAACGAAACATACAACGCAGACGAGGCTCTGCGTTCCCTGCATAAAATACAGGAAAGTTTCGACCAGCGCTCTAACGCGGTGGTTGCCATGTTCATGAACGGGCTTTTCATGCGGGAATTACACCTTATCCAGCGCCTTGTTGCCTGGAAACGCCGTTATGCCGCGGCCATCCCGACTTGGGTGGAAATCACGGGAGAACTTGACGTTCTGGTTAGTCTGGCCAACTACAAGTACAACCACCCCGATTTTATCCATCCTACTCCCGGAGACAATCAACTTTTACGGGGTACAGCCATCGGTCACCCTCTCCTACCCGCCAATGAATGTGTAACCAATGATTTCGAAGTAGCCCGGTTACACGAATTCTATATCATCACGGGAGCGAACATGGCCGGGAAATCCACCTTCCTACGTGCGATAGGGGTGAATCTTATACTTGCTTGTTGCGGAGCTGTCGTTCGGGCTGAAAGTTTTGAATTCCAGCCTATGGCCCTCTTTACCAGTATGCGTACCGTTGATAACCTGGCGAAAGGAACCTCTTATTTCCATGCCGAATTACTCCGTTTACAACAACTTGTCAACATGGCACAACACGAAGAACGTTTGTTTATCATTTTGGATGAAATTCTAAAAGGAACTAACTCCCGGGATAAGTTGAACGGTTCCCGTCGTTTCCTTCAAAAATTACTCACGTTACCTGTTGCCGGACTTGTTGCCACGCATGACCTCGAACTCGGAGAACTTGCCAACACGATACCGGACAACTTCTTTAACCGGTGTTTCGAGATTACACACACGGATGATGACATTGCCTATGATTATAAACTGAAACCCGGTATCAGTCAAAACATGAATGCATCCATCTTACTTGAAAAAATGAAACTCGTGTAA